In a single window of the Necator americanus strain Aroian chromosome X, whole genome shotgun sequence genome:
- a CDS encoding hypothetical protein (NECATOR_CHRX.G21819.T1) yields the protein MGTEDNESEDQQLAKDDVGNDNEHEQSKFLECEILEKEPEIPSWRYVIVVLATSVSAIGLSCSFAFNFACVCKVNGTLDTYEIYKEDPSASPVMYFSPTEMSMLYSAYPLGNFCMLLVMVLTGGFARMRRSIFCAVLISSLTTILVPPLYDWNIHTTVILKIIQGASVAPTVPLVGHVTAYWTPRAEIGVFVSLLTSYSQIGLFYLMATSGIACEYFGWRGIFYFNGFSSLVLAVLWICLFRDHPSEMKRLKNEKKQSTKQVAPRRHEPVPYKAFFTSLPIWSCLIAAFGNFGGISPFMTFAPSILKKALNLTDIATSQYNTCSFILQLSLKLFSVKKIKKPWLWYFDDDNMDVP from the exons ATGGGTACCGAAGATAATGAAAGTGAAGATCAGCAACTTGCCAAGGATGATGTTGGCAATGACAATGAGCATGAACAAAGCAAGTTTTTGGAATgcgaaatccttgaaaag gaaccgGAGATTCCTAGCTGGCGATACGTGATTGTAGTGTTGGCGACAAGTGTTTCTGCGATTGGTCTTTCTTGTAGTTTTGCTTTTAATTTTGCTTGTGTTTGTAAAGTAAATGGAACGTTGGACACATATGAAATTTACAAAGA GGACCCATCCGCTTCACCTGTGATGTATTTTTCTCCAACAGAAATGAGTATGCTGTATTCAGCATATCCATTAGGAAATTTCTGTATGTTATTAGTTATGGTATTGACTGGTGGATTTGCTCGGATGAGGAGGTCGATTTTCTGTGCTGTTCTGATATCATCGTTAACAACTATTCTTGTACCTCCACTCTATGATTGGAATATTCATACGACAGTGATATTGAA GATAATACAAGGTGCATCTGTCGCTCCAACCGTTCCTCTAGTTGGTCATGTAACAGCGTATTGGACGCCAAGAGCAGAAATCGGAGTGTTCGTATCGTTGTTAACCAGTTATTCTCAG ATAGGATTGTTTTATTTGATGGCCACGTCTGGAATTGCTTGCGAATATTTCGGATGGCGTGGAATTTTCTACTTTAACGGATTCTCTTCTCTCGTCCTTGCAGTTCTATGGATATGTTTATTTAGAGACCATCCCTCCGAAATGAAACGATTGAAAAATGag aaaaaacaaTCCACAAAGCAGGTTGCGCCCCGTCGTCACGAACCAGTTCCATATAA GgcgtttttcacttcattgCCTATTTGGTCGTGTTTGATAGCTgcttttggaaattttggcGGCATATCACCATTTATGACATTTGCtccttcaattttaaaaaaagcactcaatctcacgGATATTGCCACATCCCAGTACAACACCTGTTCCTTTATTCTACAACTCAGTTTGAAACTGTTCAGCG ttaaaaaaatcaaaaaacctTGGTTGTGGTACTTTGACGACGATAACATGGATGTCCCTTAA
- a CDS encoding hypothetical protein (NECATOR_CHRX.G21820.T1) produces MIKALKEVLGEINTKLTAVNDELNAKMAESVNNSRPAQQAQYCGPYKLEKTLGKGQTGLVKTGTHCITGRKVAIKIVNKEKLSESVLQKVEREIAIMKLIEHPHVLHLYDVYENKKYLYLLLEHVSGGELFDYLVRKGRLMSKEARKFFRQIISALDFCHAHNICHRDLKPENLLLDERNNIKVADFGMASLQVEGSMLETSCGSPHYACPEVIRGEKYDGRKADVWSCGVILYALLVGALPFDDDNLRNLLEKVKKGVFHIPHFVPSDVQSLLRAMIEVDPAKRYSLADVFRHPWVAGTAKNEPELELPMSQVVQTHIIPNEESIDPDVFRHMNSLGCFKDKQKLINELLSTRHNTEKMVYFLLLDRKRRRPAQEDETEIVLRGSAQHNDPPKKRTDSARANRYAVGSIADGSPINPRKTYGRHRSGRHSSLGGSPTESPRSSTRDLFSSCNSGVYSARTQEERGRSSARNTNNYHYYTQPVDPQTLAEAARHVRAVRQEQERRESRDARENRETRDRAPGRDRTESRDSPRSEVITEVSKCPSPPKMSDSMISTGLGSTTSSTNSLITGSSQASLNTSSGPWKSKLTNIKNSFLGTPRFHRRKMSNGTAESDGEDSQMIDTSDLVKKSWFGSLTSSISVERDDTHCVPVQGKTLNAIKAELIRAFLTIHELSHCVVGQNCFRVEYKRGPTVGGGVFSRGVKMNVDIVSSPQQMVVMTGESPTYVVQFVLLAGPVRRFKRLVEHLSSILQSSTQQRAERAQQAALMVRPRRLSDSSVSSACSDTESNASMNILGRTGDKESGISVDPYSQSPSMRSVGSSTSNNASGFKSSSSSSNAQRRNTTALVEPNSGVNRFSTHPPYTNDTKITVVRPEQSSPKSPGSYHQSKLIEYPPKRQSSQNSPRNFSFSIIGKSDKV; encoded by the exons ATGATCAAAGCTCTGAAG GAGGTACTAGGCGAGATCAACACAAAATTGACAGCAGTAAACGATGAGCTGAACGCGAAAATGGCTGAAAGTGTGAATAATTCACGACCAGCTCAACAGGCTCAATATTGTGGCCCATATAAGCTGGAAAAGACCCTTGGTAAAGGACAAACTG GTCTGGTGAAGACGGGAACACATTGTATTACGGGACGAAAAGTTGCAATCAAAATTGttaataaggaaaaattaagCGAATCTGTTCTACAAAAG GTTGAACGGGAGATAGCAATTATGAAGCTCATAGAACATCCACACGTTCTACACCTTTACGATGTGTACGAGAACAAGAAATATTT ATATTTACTACTCGAACACGTAAGTGGCGGCGAACTTTTCGATTACCTTGTTCGTAAAGGTCGATTAATGTCAAAGGAAGCACGAAAATTTTTTCGTCAAATAATATCAGCCTTAGATTTTTGTCATGCACATAATATATG CCATCGAGATTTGAAACCGGAAAATCTACTTCTGGATGAGAGGAATAATATTAAAGTAGCCGATTTTGGAATGGCATCGTTACAAGTTGAGGGCTCAATGCTGGAAACCAGCTGCGGTTCACCACATTACGCGTGTCCAGAAGTAATTAGG ggCGAAAAATACGACGGTCGTAAAGCAGATGTATGGAGTTGTGGAGTAATTTTATACGCTTTATTAGTG GGAGCTCTACCATTCGACGACGACAATTTGCGAAATTTactggaaaaagtgaaaaaaggtgTTTTCCATATCCCACATTTTGTACCATCCGATGTTCAAAGTTTGTTACGTGCTATGATTGAAGTGGATCCAGCTAAGAGATATTCG TTGGCCGACGTTTTTCGGCATCCATGGGTGGCTGGAACAGCTAAAAATGAGCCTGAACTGGAATTACCTATGTCACAAGTTGTTCAG ACACATATTATTCCGAACGAGGAGAGTATTGATCCGGACGTGTTTCGTCATATGAATAGCCTAGGATGTTTCAAGGACaagcaaaaattaattaatgaacTTCTATCAACACG GCATAATACCGAAAAGATGGTCTACTTCCTTCTTCTGGATCGGAAACGAAGACGACCGGCCCAGGAAGATGAGACAGAGATTGTTTTACGTGGATCAGCTCAACATAACGATCCACCGAAGAAAAGAACTGATTCTGCGAGAGCTAATCGATATGCTGTAGGCAGTATAGCCGATGGAAGTCCCATCAATCCAAGAAAAACCTATGG ACGACATCGCTCAGGACGTCATAGCAGCCTTGGCGGATCACCGACAGAATCGCCACGATCCTCGACACGCGATCTGTTCTCCAGTTGTAATAGCGGAGTCTATTCGGCTCGTACTCAAGAGGAAAGAGGGCGATCTTCCGCAAG aAATACAAACAACTACCACTACTACACCCAACCGGTTGATCCACAAACGTTAGCAGAAGCGGCTAGGCACGTGCGAGCTGTTCGACAAGAGCAAGAACGACGTGAAAGTCGTGATGCGCGTGAAAATCGTGAAACTCGTGACCGCGCTCCCGGTCGTGACAGGACGGAAAGTCGGGATTCACCGAGGAGTGAAGTGATCACAGAG GTATCCAAATGTCCATCACCACCAAAGATGTCGGATTCTATGATAAGTACTGGATTGGGGTCTACTACATCATCCACCAACAGTCTAATAACAG GAAGCAGCCAAGCAAGCCTCAACACCTCATCTGGCCCATGGAAATCGAAACTGACAAACATTAAGAACTCATTCCTTGGAACTCCACGTTTTCATCGAAGGAAAATGTCGAACGGTACCGCGGAAAGCGATGGCGAGGATAGCCAGATGATTGACACTAGCGA TCTGGTAAAAAAATCCTGGTTCGGATCGTTGACGTCCAGTATAAGTGTGGAACGAGACGATACTCATTGTGTACCGGTACAAGGAAAAACATTAAACGCTATAAAAGCCGAGCTAATTCGTGCTTTCCTTACG ATACACGAGTTAAGCCATTGTGTTGTTGGTCAAAATTGTTTTCGTGTCGAGTATAAACGTGGTCCGACTGTTGGTGGAGGAGTGTTTAGTAGAGGAGTGAAGATGAAT GTGGATATTGTTTCGTCGCCTCAACAGATGGTTGTAATGACTGGTGAATCGCCTACTTATGTGGTTCAATTCGTTTTACTGGCAG GACCTGTGCGTAGGTTTAAACGTCTAGTCGAGCATCTATCATCGATACTACAAAGTTCCACACAACAACG GGCTGAACGGGCTCAACAAGCGGCGCTGATGGTTAGACCTCGAAGGCTGTCGGATTCAAGTGTCAGCAGTGCATGTTCGGATACGGAAAGCAACGCCAGCATGAATATTCTCGGACGAACAGGG GACAAGGAATCTGGCATTTCGGTTGATCCGTACTCGCAATCACCATCGATGCGTTCTGTAGGGAGTAGTACATCTAACAATG CTTCAGGTTTCAAATCATCATCTTCATCGTCAAACGCGCAACGGAGGAATACGACCGCACTTGTAGAGCCGAATAGTGGTGTAAATCGTTTTTCCACACATCCTCCTTACACAAATGACACAAAAATCACCGTTGTCAGGCCAGAACAGAGCTCACCAAAAAG tCCCGGTTCATATCATCAGTCGAAGCTCATCGAATATCCTCCAAAGCGTCAGTCTAGTCAAAATTCAccaagaaatttctcattttctataATAGGGAAGTCGGATAAGGTGTGA
- a CDS encoding hypothetical protein (NECATOR_CHRX.G21820.T3) — MIKALKEVLGEINTKLTAVNDELNAKMAESVNNSRPAQQAQYCGPYKLEKTLGKGQTGLVKTGTHCITGRKVAIKIVNKEKLSESVLQKVEREIAIMKLIEHPHVLHLYDVYENKKYLYLLLEHVSGGELFDYLVRKGRLMSKEARKFFRQIISALDFCHAHNICHRDLKPENLLLDERNNIKVADFGMASLQVEGSMLETSCGSPHYACPEVIRGEKYDGRKADVWSCGVILYALLVGALPFDDDNLRNLLEKVKKGVFHIPHFVPSDVQSLLRAMIEVDPAKRYSLADVFRHPWVAGTAKNEPELELPMSQVVQTHIIPNEESIDPDVFRHMNSLGCFKDKQKLINELLSTRHNTEKMVYFLLLDRKRRRPAQEDETEIVLRGSAQHNDPPKKRTDSARANRYAVGSIADGSPINPRKTYGRHRSGRHSSLGGSPTESPRSSTRDLFSSCNSGVYSARTQEERGRSSARNTNNYHYYTQPVDPQTLAEAARHVRAVRQEQERRESRDARENRETRDRAPGRDRTESRDSPRSEVITEVSKCPSPPKMSDSMISTGLGSTTSSTNSLITGSSQASLNTSSGPWKSKLTNIKNSFLGTPRFHRRKMSNGTAESDGEDSQMIDTSDLVKKSWFGSLTSSISVERDDTHCVPVQGKTLNAIKAELIRAFLTIHELSHCVVGQNCFRVEYKRGPTVGGGVFSRGVKMNVDIVSSPQQMVVMTGESPTYVVQFVLLAGPVRRFKRLVEHLSSILQSSTQQRAERAQQAALMVRPRRLSDSSVSSACSDTESNASMNILGRTGDKESGISVDPYSQSPSMRSVGSSTSNNASGFKSSSSSSNAQRRNTTALVEPNSGVNRFSTHPPYTNDTKITVVRPEQSSPKR; from the exons ATGATCAAAGCTCTGAAG GAGGTACTAGGCGAGATCAACACAAAATTGACAGCAGTAAACGATGAGCTGAACGCGAAAATGGCTGAAAGTGTGAATAATTCACGACCAGCTCAACAGGCTCAATATTGTGGCCCATATAAGCTGGAAAAGACCCTTGGTAAAGGACAAACTG GTCTGGTGAAGACGGGAACACATTGTATTACGGGACGAAAAGTTGCAATCAAAATTGttaataaggaaaaattaagCGAATCTGTTCTACAAAAG GTTGAACGGGAGATAGCAATTATGAAGCTCATAGAACATCCACACGTTCTACACCTTTACGATGTGTACGAGAACAAGAAATATTT ATATTTACTACTCGAACACGTAAGTGGCGGCGAACTTTTCGATTACCTTGTTCGTAAAGGTCGATTAATGTCAAAGGAAGCACGAAAATTTTTTCGTCAAATAATATCAGCCTTAGATTTTTGTCATGCACATAATATATG CCATCGAGATTTGAAACCGGAAAATCTACTTCTGGATGAGAGGAATAATATTAAAGTAGCCGATTTTGGAATGGCATCGTTACAAGTTGAGGGCTCAATGCTGGAAACCAGCTGCGGTTCACCACATTACGCGTGTCCAGAAGTAATTAGG ggCGAAAAATACGACGGTCGTAAAGCAGATGTATGGAGTTGTGGAGTAATTTTATACGCTTTATTAGTG GGAGCTCTACCATTCGACGACGACAATTTGCGAAATTTactggaaaaagtgaaaaaaggtgTTTTCCATATCCCACATTTTGTACCATCCGATGTTCAAAGTTTGTTACGTGCTATGATTGAAGTGGATCCAGCTAAGAGATATTCG TTGGCCGACGTTTTTCGGCATCCATGGGTGGCTGGAACAGCTAAAAATGAGCCTGAACTGGAATTACCTATGTCACAAGTTGTTCAG ACACATATTATTCCGAACGAGGAGAGTATTGATCCGGACGTGTTTCGTCATATGAATAGCCTAGGATGTTTCAAGGACaagcaaaaattaattaatgaacTTCTATCAACACG GCATAATACCGAAAAGATGGTCTACTTCCTTCTTCTGGATCGGAAACGAAGACGACCGGCCCAGGAAGATGAGACAGAGATTGTTTTACGTGGATCAGCTCAACATAACGATCCACCGAAGAAAAGAACTGATTCTGCGAGAGCTAATCGATATGCTGTAGGCAGTATAGCCGATGGAAGTCCCATCAATCCAAGAAAAACCTATGG ACGACATCGCTCAGGACGTCATAGCAGCCTTGGCGGATCACCGACAGAATCGCCACGATCCTCGACACGCGATCTGTTCTCCAGTTGTAATAGCGGAGTCTATTCGGCTCGTACTCAAGAGGAAAGAGGGCGATCTTCCGCAAG aAATACAAACAACTACCACTACTACACCCAACCGGTTGATCCACAAACGTTAGCAGAAGCGGCTAGGCACGTGCGAGCTGTTCGACAAGAGCAAGAACGACGTGAAAGTCGTGATGCGCGTGAAAATCGTGAAACTCGTGACCGCGCTCCCGGTCGTGACAGGACGGAAAGTCGGGATTCACCGAGGAGTGAAGTGATCACAGAG GTATCCAAATGTCCATCACCACCAAAGATGTCGGATTCTATGATAAGTACTGGATTGGGGTCTACTACATCATCCACCAACAGTCTAATAACAG GAAGCAGCCAAGCAAGCCTCAACACCTCATCTGGCCCATGGAAATCGAAACTGACAAACATTAAGAACTCATTCCTTGGAACTCCACGTTTTCATCGAAGGAAAATGTCGAACGGTACCGCGGAAAGCGATGGCGAGGATAGCCAGATGATTGACACTAGCGA TCTGGTAAAAAAATCCTGGTTCGGATCGTTGACGTCCAGTATAAGTGTGGAACGAGACGATACTCATTGTGTACCGGTACAAGGAAAAACATTAAACGCTATAAAAGCCGAGCTAATTCGTGCTTTCCTTACG ATACACGAGTTAAGCCATTGTGTTGTTGGTCAAAATTGTTTTCGTGTCGAGTATAAACGTGGTCCGACTGTTGGTGGAGGAGTGTTTAGTAGAGGAGTGAAGATGAAT GTGGATATTGTTTCGTCGCCTCAACAGATGGTTGTAATGACTGGTGAATCGCCTACTTATGTGGTTCAATTCGTTTTACTGGCAG GACCTGTGCGTAGGTTTAAACGTCTAGTCGAGCATCTATCATCGATACTACAAAGTTCCACACAACAACG GGCTGAACGGGCTCAACAAGCGGCGCTGATGGTTAGACCTCGAAGGCTGTCGGATTCAAGTGTCAGCAGTGCATGTTCGGATACGGAAAGCAACGCCAGCATGAATATTCTCGGACGAACAGGG GACAAGGAATCTGGCATTTCGGTTGATCCGTACTCGCAATCACCATCGATGCGTTCTGTAGGGAGTAGTACATCTAACAATG CTTCAGGTTTCAAATCATCATCTTCATCGTCAAACGCGCAACGGAGGAATACGACCGCACTTGTAGAGCCGAATAGTGGTGTAAATCGTTTTTCCACACATCCTCCTTACACAAATGACACAAAAATCACCGTTGTCAGGCCAGAACAGAGCTCACCAAAAAGGtga
- a CDS encoding hypothetical protein (NECATOR_CHRX.G21820.T2), with product MIKALKEVLGEINTKLTAVNDELNAKMAESVNNSRPAQQAQYCGPYKLEKTLGKGQTGLVKTGTHCITGRKVAIKIVNKEKLSESVLQKVEREIAIMKLIEHPHVLHLYDVYENKKYLYLLLEHVSGGELFDYLVRKGRLMSKEARKFFRQIISALDFCHAHNICHRDLKPENLLLDERNNIKVADFGMASLQVEGSMLETSCGSPHYACPEVIRGEKYDGRKADVWSCGVILYALLVGALPFDDDNLRNLLEKVKKGVFHIPHFVPSDVQSLLRAMIEVDPAKRYSLADVFRHPWVAGTAKNEPELELPMSQVVQTHIIPNEESIDPDVFRHMNSLGCFKDKQKLINELLSTRHNTEKMVYFLLLDRKRRRPAQEDETEIVLRGSAQHNDPPKKRTDSARANRYAVGSIADGSPINPRKTYGRHRSGRHSSLGGSPTESPRSSTRDLFSSCNSGVYSARTQEERGRSSARNTNNYHYYTQPVDPQTLAEAARHVRAVRQEQERRESRDARENRETRDRAPGRDRTESRDSPRSEVITEVSKCPSPPKMSDSMISTGLGSTTSSTNSLITGSSQASLNTSSGPWKSKLTNIKNSFLGTPRFHRRKMSNGTAESDGEDSQMIDTSDLVKKSWFGSLTSSISVERDDTHCVPVQGKTLNAIKAELIRAFLTIHELSHCVVGQNCFRVEYKRGPTVGGGVFSRGVKMNVDIVSSPQQMVVMTGESPTYVVQFVLLAGPVRRFKRLVEHLSSILQSSTQQRAERAQQAALMVRPRRLSDSSVSSACSDTESNASMNILGRTGDKESGISVDPYSQSPSMRSVGSSTSNNG from the exons ATGATCAAAGCTCTGAAG GAGGTACTAGGCGAGATCAACACAAAATTGACAGCAGTAAACGATGAGCTGAACGCGAAAATGGCTGAAAGTGTGAATAATTCACGACCAGCTCAACAGGCTCAATATTGTGGCCCATATAAGCTGGAAAAGACCCTTGGTAAAGGACAAACTG GTCTGGTGAAGACGGGAACACATTGTATTACGGGACGAAAAGTTGCAATCAAAATTGttaataaggaaaaattaagCGAATCTGTTCTACAAAAG GTTGAACGGGAGATAGCAATTATGAAGCTCATAGAACATCCACACGTTCTACACCTTTACGATGTGTACGAGAACAAGAAATATTT ATATTTACTACTCGAACACGTAAGTGGCGGCGAACTTTTCGATTACCTTGTTCGTAAAGGTCGATTAATGTCAAAGGAAGCACGAAAATTTTTTCGTCAAATAATATCAGCCTTAGATTTTTGTCATGCACATAATATATG CCATCGAGATTTGAAACCGGAAAATCTACTTCTGGATGAGAGGAATAATATTAAAGTAGCCGATTTTGGAATGGCATCGTTACAAGTTGAGGGCTCAATGCTGGAAACCAGCTGCGGTTCACCACATTACGCGTGTCCAGAAGTAATTAGG ggCGAAAAATACGACGGTCGTAAAGCAGATGTATGGAGTTGTGGAGTAATTTTATACGCTTTATTAGTG GGAGCTCTACCATTCGACGACGACAATTTGCGAAATTTactggaaaaagtgaaaaaaggtgTTTTCCATATCCCACATTTTGTACCATCCGATGTTCAAAGTTTGTTACGTGCTATGATTGAAGTGGATCCAGCTAAGAGATATTCG TTGGCCGACGTTTTTCGGCATCCATGGGTGGCTGGAACAGCTAAAAATGAGCCTGAACTGGAATTACCTATGTCACAAGTTGTTCAG ACACATATTATTCCGAACGAGGAGAGTATTGATCCGGACGTGTTTCGTCATATGAATAGCCTAGGATGTTTCAAGGACaagcaaaaattaattaatgaacTTCTATCAACACG GCATAATACCGAAAAGATGGTCTACTTCCTTCTTCTGGATCGGAAACGAAGACGACCGGCCCAGGAAGATGAGACAGAGATTGTTTTACGTGGATCAGCTCAACATAACGATCCACCGAAGAAAAGAACTGATTCTGCGAGAGCTAATCGATATGCTGTAGGCAGTATAGCCGATGGAAGTCCCATCAATCCAAGAAAAACCTATGG ACGACATCGCTCAGGACGTCATAGCAGCCTTGGCGGATCACCGACAGAATCGCCACGATCCTCGACACGCGATCTGTTCTCCAGTTGTAATAGCGGAGTCTATTCGGCTCGTACTCAAGAGGAAAGAGGGCGATCTTCCGCAAG aAATACAAACAACTACCACTACTACACCCAACCGGTTGATCCACAAACGTTAGCAGAAGCGGCTAGGCACGTGCGAGCTGTTCGACAAGAGCAAGAACGACGTGAAAGTCGTGATGCGCGTGAAAATCGTGAAACTCGTGACCGCGCTCCCGGTCGTGACAGGACGGAAAGTCGGGATTCACCGAGGAGTGAAGTGATCACAGAG GTATCCAAATGTCCATCACCACCAAAGATGTCGGATTCTATGATAAGTACTGGATTGGGGTCTACTACATCATCCACCAACAGTCTAATAACAG GAAGCAGCCAAGCAAGCCTCAACACCTCATCTGGCCCATGGAAATCGAAACTGACAAACATTAAGAACTCATTCCTTGGAACTCCACGTTTTCATCGAAGGAAAATGTCGAACGGTACCGCGGAAAGCGATGGCGAGGATAGCCAGATGATTGACACTAGCGA TCTGGTAAAAAAATCCTGGTTCGGATCGTTGACGTCCAGTATAAGTGTGGAACGAGACGATACTCATTGTGTACCGGTACAAGGAAAAACATTAAACGCTATAAAAGCCGAGCTAATTCGTGCTTTCCTTACG ATACACGAGTTAAGCCATTGTGTTGTTGGTCAAAATTGTTTTCGTGTCGAGTATAAACGTGGTCCGACTGTTGGTGGAGGAGTGTTTAGTAGAGGAGTGAAGATGAAT GTGGATATTGTTTCGTCGCCTCAACAGATGGTTGTAATGACTGGTGAATCGCCTACTTATGTGGTTCAATTCGTTTTACTGGCAG GACCTGTGCGTAGGTTTAAACGTCTAGTCGAGCATCTATCATCGATACTACAAAGTTCCACACAACAACG GGCTGAACGGGCTCAACAAGCGGCGCTGATGGTTAGACCTCGAAGGCTGTCGGATTCAAGTGTCAGCAGTGCATGTTCGGATACGGAAAGCAACGCCAGCATGAATATTCTCGGACGAACAGGG GACAAGGAATCTGGCATTTCGGTTGATCCGTACTCGCAATCACCATCGATGCGTTCTGTAGGGAGTAGTACATCTAACAATG GTTAA
- a CDS encoding hypothetical protein (NECATOR_CHRX.G21821.T2): protein MPLGFFRLFILFTYISNVFCITCYECTSSQGQECKYTATSCQYGFFGCVKIAAFSGGVDKMGMWYDQDRRIISMIRGCAILPFGGADMCEQTSILGTRILKCTCFNDYCNSSGVFNLFHIIFLIPVLFYVFAISYEF, encoded by the exons ATGCCCTTGGGATTTTTCcgtcttttcattttattcacttatATTTCAAACGTATTCTGTATAACTTGCTATGAATGTACATCTTCACAAGGACAAGAATGTAAATATACGGCAACCTCATGTCAATATGGATTTTTCGGATGTGTTAAAATTGCAGCTTTCTCGGGAGGAGTGGATAAAA tggGAATGTGGTATGATCAGGATAGACGGATTATTTCAATGATTCGAGGATGTGCTATATTACCATTTGGAG GAGCGGACATGTGCGAACAAACATCAATTCTTGGCACACGAATATTGAAATGTACATGTTTTAATGATTACTGTAATTCATCAGGAGTATTTAATTTATTCCacattatatttttaattcCCGTTTTATTCTACGTTTTTGCAATATCGTACGAATTTTAA
- a CDS encoding hypothetical protein (NECATOR_CHRX.G21821.T1), whose product MWYDQDRRIISMIRGCAILPFGGADMCEQTSILGTRILKCTCFNDYCNSSGVFNLFHIIFLIPVLFYVFAISYEF is encoded by the exons ATGTGGTATGATCAGGATAGACGGATTATTTCAATGATTCGAGGATGTGCTATATTACCATTTGGAG GAGCGGACATGTGCGAACAAACATCAATTCTTGGCACACGAATATTGAAATGTACATGTTTTAATGATTACTGTAATTCATCAGGAGTATTTAATTTATTCCacattatatttttaattcCCGTTTTATTCTACGTTTTTGCAATATCGTACGAATTTTAA